A window from Chloracidobacterium sp. encodes these proteins:
- a CDS encoding response regulator, giving the protein MAHILLVEDETDLSDVIVDALKAEGHTTVAVSDGIEAMVQLKAGVREGQPFALIICDIKLPGLSGLSVCDLVRLDPHLAHIPFLFLSGLGDTEQRLDGLARGADDYLAKPFLLNELIERVTWLLNRPATRQADTVSAPNPLEQRTFDDLLRDIVHNTRNGTLHFLLDDGSRGQIAFREGKAVIVVGDGAASPEDQLHRLFAGQVKLFHFA; this is encoded by the coding sequence ATGGCACACATCCTCTTGGTTGAAGACGAAACCGACCTAAGTGATGTCATTGTTGACGCATTGAAAGCAGAAGGCCATACGACCGTGGCGGTGTCCGACGGCATTGAAGCTATGGTGCAGCTCAAAGCTGGCGTTAGAGAGGGGCAGCCTTTTGCCCTCATCATTTGTGACATCAAGTTGCCTGGTCTGTCCGGATTGTCAGTGTGCGACCTTGTTCGGCTCGATCCACATCTGGCTCACATACCGTTTCTCTTCCTCAGCGGCTTGGGCGACACCGAACAGCGGTTGGACGGCCTTGCGCGCGGAGCCGACGACTACCTTGCTAAGCCTTTTCTGCTCAATGAACTCATCGAGCGGGTCACTTGGCTTCTCAACCGCCCGGCGACTCGCCAAGCCGACACCGTAAGCGCCCCGAACCCCCTAGAACAACGAACCTTTGACGACCTGCTCCGAGACATCGTTCACAACACTCGTAACGGTACACTGCATTTCCTGCTCGACGACGGATCGCGGGGACAGATCGCCTTTCGGGAAGGCAAGGCGGTCATCGTGGTCGGCGACGGCGCGGCGTCACCCGAAGACCAGTTGCACCGTCTGTTTGCCGGACAGGTCAAACTGTTTCACTTCGCGTAG
- a CDS encoding 23S rRNA (pseudouridine(1915)-N(3))-methyltransferase RlmH — protein sequence MHITFLVVGKTKSPHWEALARDYGERIRRFLPCTTKVVREAEASIAADPEQARAREAKNILAALPAGALVVLLDVAGEVVSSEAFAKKLQRWRETGVRDLYFVIGGHWGVTAEVQGRAAWRWSLSRLTFTHEMARVLAAEQVYRALARLANLPYAK from the coding sequence ATGCACATCACGTTTCTCGTCGTTGGCAAAACGAAGTCACCGCACTGGGAGGCGTTGGCGCGGGATTACGGCGAACGTATCCGCCGCTTTCTGCCCTGTACGACCAAAGTGGTGCGCGAAGCCGAAGCTTCCATCGCCGCCGATCCAGAGCAAGCGCGCGCCCGCGAAGCGAAGAACATTCTGGCGGCGCTGCCGGCCGGGGCCCTGGTTGTGTTGCTGGATGTTGCAGGCGAAGTCGTCTCATCGGAGGCGTTTGCCAAAAAACTCCAGCGGTGGCGCGAGACGGGCGTCCGCGACCTGTACTTCGTGATTGGCGGACACTGGGGCGTGACGGCGGAAGTGCAGGGGCGGGCGGCGTGGCGCTGGTCGCTGTCGCGGTTGACGTTCACCCATGAAATGGCGCGCGTATTGGCGGCTGAGCAGGTCTATCGCGCGCTGGCTCGCTTAGCCAACCTGCCCTACGCGAAGTGA
- a CDS encoding glycosyltransferase family 2 protein produces the protein MPAMPRPPFSVSVVIPTYEGKELLARFLPSVVTALRAYTAAASAPVEIIVVDDGSRDGTVDWLAAQAFDFTRVLGQPVNRGFAPTCNIGFAEARYDLIWLLNNDVEATPDALLPLTRHFTTPTVFAVTSRAQRLNDDALDGAGRLGRCVRGYWKVFEGYDVLPSQTPPDAVLPTLTAAGGYSLFDAAKLRELGGFDELLAPFYWEDVELCYRAWKRGWEVRYEPRSVVFHQSSATIKSRFATRTVEVAAMRNRLLMHWIHLHDGRWWTAHMLMTALLWLADGVTQRGFREAFAQAWAVRGEAWRRRAREKANCRRTDRDIAAIFEAVRRRPYVRTFRDPHEEALFRAMRERDLRGSDQT, from the coding sequence ATGCCAGCGATGCCTCGGCCGCCGTTTTCCGTCAGCGTCGTCATTCCAACCTACGAAGGTAAAGAACTGCTGGCGCGTTTTCTGCCGTCGGTTGTCACGGCGCTCCGCGCCTACACAGCCGCCGCCAGCGCACCCGTGGAAATCATCGTTGTGGACGACGGCAGCCGGGACGGCACAGTGGACTGGCTCGCAGCGCAGGCATTTGACTTTACGCGCGTCCTAGGGCAGCCAGTTAACAGAGGTTTTGCGCCGACCTGCAACATCGGTTTCGCCGAGGCACGCTACGATTTGATTTGGTTGCTCAACAACGATGTTGAAGCAACCCCGGACGCGCTGCTTCCACTGACCAGGCACTTTACGACACCGACAGTATTTGCCGTCACGTCCCGCGCGCAGCGTCTCAATGACGACGCCCTTGACGGCGCTGGCCGGTTGGGACGCTGCGTTCGGGGCTACTGGAAGGTTTTTGAAGGGTATGATGTGCTGCCCAGTCAGACGCCGCCCGACGCCGTTTTGCCGACGCTGACCGCCGCCGGGGGCTACAGCCTTTTCGATGCGGCCAAACTTCGTGAACTTGGCGGTTTTGATGAGCTGCTGGCGCCGTTTTACTGGGAAGACGTGGAACTGTGCTACCGCGCTTGGAAGCGCGGCTGGGAAGTACGCTACGAGCCGCGCAGCGTGGTGTTTCATCAGTCAAGCGCCACCATTAAGTCGCGCTTTGCGACGCGCACGGTAGAGGTCGCAGCGATGCGCAATCGTTTGCTGATGCACTGGATTCATCTCCACGACGGACGCTGGTGGACGGCGCACATGCTGATGACGGCGTTGCTGTGGCTAGCCGACGGTGTTACTCAGCGCGGCTTCCGCGAAGCCTTCGCGCAGGCGTGGGCTGTTCGGGGTGAAGCGTGGCGGCGACGAGCACGGGAAAAAGCTAACTGTCGGCGGACCGACCGTGACATTGCAGCGATCTTTGAAGCCGTGCGTCGGCGGCCCTACGTGCGAACATTCCGCGACCCTCACGAAGAGGCTCTGTTTCGCGCCATGCGGGAGCGCGACTTGCGCGGAAGTGATCAAACTTAG
- a CDS encoding HTH domain-containing protein, which translates to MAALKVNPISGKDTREKIVFLLKTRAPLSVEELATELATSGVNVRRYLDALERDGLIESTVQRRERGRPVHLYRLTERADELFPQAYDVLSVEILQQIEHRFGREVVNSILQGRADTITAKIKPRLRGKSLKKRVEEFARAFEEMGYLVRVENGAPDEYVVVMHHCPVLLIARDFPEICNGDCVIASESLDAEVTRQCALSEGASCCRFIIRQRPAASA; encoded by the coding sequence ATGGCCGCCCTGAAGGTTAACCCCATCAGCGGGAAAGATACGCGCGAAAAAATTGTTTTTCTACTAAAAACGCGCGCGCCCCTCAGCGTTGAAGAGTTGGCGACGGAGCTGGCTACGTCGGGCGTCAATGTCCGACGCTACCTTGACGCGCTTGAACGCGACGGGCTGATTGAGTCCACCGTCCAGCGGCGTGAGCGGGGCCGCCCTGTCCATCTCTACCGCCTGACTGAACGCGCCGACGAACTGTTCCCGCAGGCTTACGACGTACTGAGCGTTGAGATTCTCCAGCAAATTGAGCATCGGTTCGGCCGCGAAGTCGTCAACTCGATTTTGCAGGGCCGTGCCGACACCATTACAGCCAAGATCAAACCGCGTTTGCGCGGCAAGTCGCTCAAAAAGCGGGTTGAAGAGTTCGCGCGGGCGTTCGAGGAAATGGGCTACCTTGTCCGGGTCGAAAACGGGGCTCCGGATGAGTATGTAGTCGTGATGCACCATTGTCCGGTGCTCCTGATTGCACGCGACTTCCCAGAAATCTGCAACGGCGACTGCGTTATTGCGTCTGAATCGCTCGATGCGGAGGTGACGCGCCAGTGCGCCCTCTCGGAAGGAGCGTCCTGCTGCCGATTCATTATTCGGCAACGGCCAGCCGCTTCCGCCTAA
- a CDS encoding homogentisate 1,2-dioxygenase, producing the protein MYQTKGLITKQAHVDIPAGTYEEQHGREGFFGPVSHLYHRRPPTGWTRIEGECRPQAFYADRAETADSRPTVLLENTDVKLGVARRRGATPYFERNADGDELWFTHRGSGVLETDYGQLHFGVGDYLVIPRGTTYRFACADECFFLVIQSVGTRLRQPERGLLGQYSLYDATAIRTPELLPVSATASEYTASEYEVQVWREGRLTRLFYPFHPLDVAGWKGELYPWALNIGDFCPVMSHRAHLPPSVHVTLVGEGFVVCSFVPRPLEETPGAQRVPFYHRNIDYDEVLFYHAGDFFSRDNITPGMLTLHPHGVHHGPHPKAIEKSWAPGKTHTDEYAVMLDARRPLHVTDAARAVEWKEYHLSWR; encoded by the coding sequence ATGTATCAAACCAAAGGTCTTATTACTAAGCAAGCGCATGTTGACATCCCAGCCGGCACGTATGAGGAGCAGCATGGGCGCGAAGGCTTTTTCGGCCCTGTTTCCCATCTTTACCATCGCCGCCCCCCGACTGGTTGGACGCGCATCGAAGGCGAATGTCGTCCGCAGGCGTTTTACGCCGACCGAGCCGAAACTGCCGACAGTCGGCCGACTGTGCTGCTGGAGAATACAGATGTCAAGCTTGGCGTCGCCCGGCGTCGCGGCGCAACACCCTACTTTGAACGCAATGCAGATGGCGACGAGCTGTGGTTTACGCACCGCGGTAGCGGTGTGCTTGAAACCGACTACGGGCAGTTACACTTTGGCGTCGGCGACTATCTTGTGATTCCGCGCGGGACAACCTACCGCTTCGCCTGCGCTGATGAGTGTTTTTTTCTCGTCATTCAGAGTGTAGGGACGCGCTTGCGTCAGCCGGAGCGGGGCCTGCTGGGGCAATACTCGCTCTACGACGCCACGGCGATTCGGACGCCTGAACTGCTGCCGGTCTCCGCGACTGCCTCAGAGTATACTGCCTCAGAGTATGAGGTTCAGGTTTGGCGGGAAGGGCGGCTTACACGCCTTTTCTACCCGTTCCATCCCTTAGATGTCGCCGGCTGGAAAGGCGAGCTTTATCCGTGGGCGCTCAACATTGGCGATTTCTGTCCGGTGATGAGTCATCGGGCACATTTGCCGCCGAGTGTCCATGTCACATTGGTCGGCGAGGGATTTGTAGTGTGTTCCTTTGTCCCACGTCCGTTGGAGGAGACGCCCGGCGCGCAGCGCGTACCGTTTTACCACCGTAACATTGACTACGACGAAGTGCTTTTCTACCACGCGGGCGACTTTTTCAGCCGGGATAACATCACCCCCGGTATGCTGACGCTGCATCCGCATGGCGTCCACCACGGGCCGCATCCAAAGGCCATCGAAAAAAGCTGGGCTCCTGGTAAGACGCATACGGATGAGTACGCCGTCATGTTGGACGCGCGCCGTCCGCTCCACGTCACGGACGCGGCGCGCGCCGTCGAGTGGAAGGAATACCATCTGTCATGGCGGTAG
- a CDS encoding suppressor of fused domain protein → MSSPSSSADYGIDAIRETLERLYPGAEPIHFGTIMRYSVGGPDPLDGISFYERETPIPHWHCISFGMSELYAKTPGSAPDISGWGFEFTFRLARAAEDKNVPTWVIPFLNNLARYVFNSGNPFRPGHHMDLRGPLTPEAPQTLLSAVAFIDDPELAPIETPNGRLHFLQIVGLTKDELQAAKRWNTRGILKLLEESCPLWITDVERASITDRADVAARIRDGIAAEGSSLQGEYVEVARWRPVDPPRSGVEIELDADGLADFAELFPARLKFDREFLIWGAKQTIVFRPSATAGFQDAGSGVLVLDITPELVDQLAQALKPLPGTHRFNIGGEVVVTVVPTQDVG, encoded by the coding sequence GTGAGTTCGCCCTCTTCTTCAGCGGATTACGGCATTGACGCCATCCGCGAAACACTTGAACGCTTGTATCCGGGCGCTGAGCCGATTCATTTCGGCACGATTATGCGCTACAGCGTAGGCGGTCCTGACCCGCTTGACGGCATTTCGTTCTACGAGCGCGAGACGCCGATTCCGCATTGGCACTGCATTTCCTTCGGGATGAGCGAGCTGTACGCTAAGACACCCGGCAGTGCCCCGGACATTAGCGGTTGGGGGTTTGAGTTTACATTTCGGCTAGCGCGCGCCGCCGAAGACAAAAACGTACCAACGTGGGTCATCCCCTTCCTGAACAACCTCGCCCGGTACGTTTTCAACTCCGGCAATCCGTTTCGCCCCGGCCATCACATGGATTTGCGCGGGCCGCTCACCCCGGAAGCGCCGCAGACGTTGCTTTCAGCTGTCGCTTTCATAGATGATCCAGAGTTAGCTCCCATCGAGACGCCGAACGGTCGTTTGCATTTCCTCCAGATTGTTGGGTTGACAAAAGACGAGCTACAGGCGGCCAAGCGGTGGAACACGCGCGGCATCCTGAAGTTGTTAGAAGAAAGTTGCCCGCTGTGGATTACCGACGTGGAGCGGGCCTCGATCACGGACCGGGCGGATGTTGCGGCGCGCATCCGCGACGGCATTGCGGCGGAGGGGTCGTCATTGCAGGGTGAATATGTGGAAGTGGCGCGATGGCGACCAGTGGATCCGCCGCGCTCCGGCGTGGAGATTGAACTTGATGCTGATGGGTTGGCGGACTTCGCCGAGCTGTTTCCGGCGCGGCTCAAGTTTGACCGGGAGTTTCTCATCTGGGGTGCAAAACAGACGATTGTGTTCCGTCCGTCCGCCACAGCTGGCTTTCAGGACGCTGGCAGCGGCGTCTTGGTGCTAGACATCACGCCGGAACTGGTTGACCAACTGGCGCAGGCGCTTAAGCCGCTGCCAGGGACGCACCGTTTTAACATCGGCGGTGAGGTCGTCGTGACGGTTGTACCCACGCAGGATGTCGGGTGA
- the murI gene encoding glutamate racemase: protein MSGDARPIGIFDSGVGGLTVYRALRARLPQESFVYLGDTARIPYGTRSPETVRRYAHEDAAFLLRCGVKLIVIACNTASSLALDSLQNECPVPVVGVIEPGAREAAAATRNGRVGVIGTEATIASAAYPRAIRAIAPTVQVVAQSCPLFVPLVEEGWATHPVTATVADEYLAPLRRAAVDTLVLGCTHYPLLTKAIRQAVGESVTLVDSGACAAREVAAVLERRSACAPPDARPFTRFCVTDASERFRRVAALCLGEPVTRLETVRVEFA from the coding sequence ATGTCGGGTGACGCGCGCCCGATTGGGATTTTTGACTCCGGCGTGGGCGGGTTAACGGTGTACCGCGCTCTGCGCGCCCGCCTGCCGCAGGAGTCGTTTGTCTATCTGGGCGATACGGCGCGGATTCCCTATGGGACGCGCTCACCGGAGACGGTCCGCCGGTACGCCCATGAAGACGCCGCCTTTTTGCTCCGCTGCGGCGTCAAGCTCATCGTCATTGCCTGCAATACGGCGTCGTCGCTGGCGCTGGATTCATTACAAAACGAATGTCCCGTGCCGGTCGTCGGTGTCATTGAACCGGGGGCGCGCGAGGCGGCGGCTGCGACGCGCAATGGCCGGGTAGGCGTTATCGGGACGGAGGCGACCATCGCTAGCGCCGCCTATCCACGCGCCATTCGAGCCATTGCACCCACCGTCCAAGTGGTGGCTCAGAGTTGCCCGTTGTTTGTTCCGCTCGTTGAGGAAGGTTGGGCGACGCATCCAGTGACGGCGACGGTGGCGGATGAATACCTTGCGCCACTGCGGCGAGCGGCGGTGGATACGCTGGTGCTTGGTTGTACGCACTACCCGCTTTTAACGAAAGCCATCCGACAGGCTGTAGGCGAAAGCGTGACGTTAGTGGATTCAGGGGCCTGCGCCGCGCGGGAAGTCGCCGCCGTCCTTGAAAGGCGATCGGCTTGCGCGCCGCCTGACGCCCGGCCGTTCACGCGATTTTGCGTCACCGACGCAAGCGAGCGTTTTCGCCGCGTTGCCGCACTGTGCTTGGGCGAACCGGTGACGCGGCTTGAAACGGTGCGGGTTGAGTTCGCGTGA
- the meaB gene encoding methylmalonyl Co-A mutase-associated GTPase MeaB — protein MATTNDSFAANLIQGIRAGQPRAIARGISLLENDAPEATELLKSLFPHTGRAKVIGLTGAPGAGKSSLTDKLAQVYVARRQRVGVIAVDPSSPFSGGAILGDRIRMPKLATHPNVFIRSMATRGNLGGLARATTEAVLLLDAAGYDVVIVETVGVGQDEVDIVKAADVTVVVVVPGMGDDIQSIKAGIMEIGDVFVINKADRDGVERTQMELEALLELAVRPDGWQPPIVRTVATATPPVGLEDLATAVERYLAFVAEHPDVRDQRRRRVLERRILELIRDRILHYIWQRELRDGQLEDALQRIQNRELDPYTLVDYIVRKSLK, from the coding sequence ATGGCCACCACCAACGACTCTTTTGCTGCAAACCTCATCCAAGGCATTCGGGCTGGACAACCGCGTGCCATCGCACGGGGCATTTCGTTGCTTGAAAACGACGCACCGGAAGCGACCGAGCTTCTCAAAAGCCTGTTTCCGCATACTGGCCGCGCAAAAGTCATCGGCCTGACCGGCGCCCCCGGCGCCGGCAAAAGCTCGCTGACCGATAAGCTGGCGCAGGTTTATGTCGCCCGCCGTCAGCGCGTCGGCGTCATCGCCGTTGACCCGTCGAGTCCGTTTTCAGGCGGCGCCATTCTGGGCGACCGCATCCGTATGCCTAAGCTGGCGACCCACCCCAATGTTTTCATCCGTAGCATGGCGACGCGCGGCAACTTGGGCGGACTGGCGCGCGCCACGACCGAGGCGGTTCTGCTGCTCGACGCCGCTGGCTATGACGTGGTGATTGTTGAAACCGTCGGCGTTGGGCAGGATGAAGTGGACATCGTCAAAGCCGCCGACGTGACGGTGGTTGTTGTCGTGCCGGGGATGGGCGACGACATTCAGTCCATCAAAGCTGGCATTATGGAAATCGGCGATGTCTTCGTCATCAACAAAGCCGACCGGGACGGCGTTGAGCGCACCCAGATGGAACTCGAAGCCCTGCTCGAACTCGCCGTCCGCCCTGACGGTTGGCAACCGCCGATCGTCCGCACAGTCGCTACAGCGACGCCACCGGTTGGTCTGGAAGACTTAGCGACAGCTGTTGAGCGTTATCTTGCCTTTGTGGCTGAACACCCCGACGTCCGAGACCAGCGCCGCCGGCGCGTTCTCGAACGGCGCATCCTTGAACTCATCCGCGACCGCATCCTGCATTACATCTGGCAGCGCGAACTCCGCGACGGTCAACTAGAGGACGCTCTACAACGCATCCAAAACCGCGAACTTGATCCCTACACGCTGGTGGACTACATCGTTCGGAAGTCACTCAAATAG
- a CDS encoding tetratricopeptide repeat protein — protein MTRCEAPVSAAHAPSRTLLAWGLLIGLLGWMSFGQTLSHGYVIDDVGIVQNNPNAAATANLRLIFKKHYWQDVQAAERENRNFHYRPLAIASYALVARLSSGDVRWQHLVNIALHILVAWLVLLAVYVWLRDVLVAGLTGLCFVVHPLHIEAVAMIVGRAEMLAALGVLSALVLALTPLGSRPPYLGWGAWLAAGTAGLCLLSGWLAKESAVLFFPLWMLTTWANAHGIGRLKLRAWVATVWRVGVACGVATLLFWGLHRSVRLGVPLAPIDFPMNPLSYASPAERWATGVVLLMKYVAMHLWPFPLQVDYSFNSIPVVTDWRDSRLWGALAGLTGTGALLWTAYRFQSPAWVGLAFLLTGAAAFSHFIRPLGFVFAERVMYLPSIGYCLAVAAGFRAAWEAAPRAALRWLLAGVMGLLIGGAAWRTRQEVPFYRDTRTALARSLATGNQQSVWLWHAYGTELLNAGRPAEAAAAFERAYAILPLAEVCAVRAKAYFALGQRESALALAHEAVRRDATWMPYRELYGVLLFESGRLDEAAAQFEAALTLSPGDAKLHAQMAVIRRRQGRTADAIQHYTLALQSKPDEAVWWAALGDLQAEAGNVGQARLCYRKVLDLSSDAMTRREAERKLTQLDAHRPTSTRP, from the coding sequence ATGACGCGATGTGAAGCGCCCGTCTCCGCCGCGCACGCGCCTTCCCGGACACTGCTCGCGTGGGGTTTGCTCATTGGTCTGCTTGGGTGGATGAGCTTCGGACAAACGCTCAGCCACGGTTATGTGATTGACGATGTAGGGATTGTGCAAAACAACCCCAATGCAGCGGCGACCGCCAATCTACGACTCATTTTCAAAAAGCACTACTGGCAGGACGTTCAAGCAGCGGAACGGGAGAACAGAAACTTCCACTACCGCCCGCTGGCGATTGCTTCTTATGCGCTCGTGGCACGTCTGTCGAGCGGTGACGTCCGGTGGCAACATTTGGTCAACATCGCTTTACACATCCTCGTCGCTTGGCTGGTTCTGCTCGCAGTGTACGTTTGGCTTCGGGACGTTCTCGTCGCCGGACTGACCGGGCTGTGCTTCGTCGTGCATCCACTGCACATTGAGGCTGTCGCCATGATTGTCGGCCGTGCGGAGATGCTTGCGGCGCTGGGCGTGCTAAGCGCCTTGGTTCTTGCCTTGACCCCGCTTGGTTCTCGGCCGCCGTACCTAGGATGGGGGGCATGGCTTGCCGCCGGTACTGCCGGACTGTGTCTCTTGAGTGGTTGGCTGGCCAAGGAGTCCGCCGTTCTCTTTTTTCCGCTCTGGATGCTGACGACGTGGGCGAACGCTCACGGTATCGGTCGGCTCAAGCTGCGCGCTTGGGTTGCAACTGTCTGGCGCGTCGGCGTCGCCTGTGGCGTTGCTACGCTCTTGTTTTGGGGACTGCACCGGTCGGTTCGGCTCGGCGTACCTCTCGCCCCGATTGACTTCCCAATGAATCCACTGTCCTACGCGAGTCCGGCGGAACGCTGGGCGACCGGCGTCGTGCTGCTGATGAAGTACGTCGCCATGCACCTGTGGCCATTCCCGCTGCAAGTGGACTATTCCTTCAATAGCATCCCCGTCGTGACTGATTGGCGCGACAGTCGCTTGTGGGGCGCGCTCGCAGGACTGACAGGCACTGGGGCGCTGCTCTGGACGGCTTACCGCTTCCAGTCTCCAGCCTGGGTTGGGCTGGCGTTTCTTCTAACCGGCGCAGCCGCGTTTTCACATTTCATCCGACCGCTTGGCTTTGTCTTCGCCGAGCGTGTGATGTACTTGCCCAGCATCGGCTACTGTCTGGCGGTTGCGGCTGGGTTTCGCGCTGCTTGGGAGGCTGCGCCGCGCGCTGCGTTACGCTGGTTGCTGGCGGGAGTTATGGGATTGCTGATTGGCGGCGCAGCTTGGCGAACCCGGCAGGAAGTTCCTTTTTACCGTGACACCCGGACGGCGCTGGCGCGCTCGCTGGCGACCGGCAATCAGCAGAGCGTCTGGCTGTGGCATGCCTACGGGACGGAGTTGCTCAACGCCGGCCGCCCTGCTGAAGCGGCGGCGGCGTTTGAACGCGCGTACGCAATTTTACCGCTTGCCGAAGTGTGCGCTGTTCGGGCGAAGGCCTATTTTGCGCTTGGTCAGCGTGAATCGGCGCTGGCGCTGGCGCACGAAGCCGTTCGGCGTGATGCGACCTGGATGCCGTACCGGGAACTGTACGGCGTGCTGCTGTTTGAAAGCGGACGACTCGACGAAGCCGCCGCCCAGTTTGAAGCCGCGCTGACACTTTCGCCCGGCGACGCCAAGTTGCACGCCCAAATGGCCGTCATCCGGCGGCGGCAGGGACGCACGGCTGATGCAATCCAGCACTACACCCTAGCCTTGCAAAGCAAACCGGATGAAGCCGTCTGGTGGGCGGCGCTGGGCGACCTGCAGGCGGAGGCGGGAAATGTTGGGCAAGCGCGGCTTTGTTACCGTAAAGTCCTCGATCTCAGTTCGGATGCGATGACGCGCCGCGAAGCGGAACGCAAACTGACGCAACTGGACGCGCATCGCCCAACTTCCACTCGCCCTTAG
- the tsaD gene encoding tRNA (adenosine(37)-N6)-threonylcarbamoyltransferase complex transferase subunit TsaD, producing the protein MRVVLGIETSCDETAAAVVVDGRQVLSNVIASQVAAHQAYGGVVPEIASRQHLEAIADVAARAVAVLPNGFRDIEGVAVTYGPGLVGALLVGLSYAKALALTLNAPFIGVHHIEGHVFSTVFEYGDWEYPALALIVSGGHTDLFHIPAPLTYERLGHTRDDAAGEAYDKTARRLGLGYPGGPILDQLAQTGRPERAPLVYRPPFIPEAPYDFSFSGLKTAVLRYIRERQVTPLPEGLSRDEVLSQASEAIRNLAASFQQAVVDTLISVLERAIEAYRPRLVVTGGGVVCNSALRRALQELSQRQGVEIRVPHPKYTTDNAAMIAAVGYARLMRGERHDWSLEPMPSMRLGCSPAGRLPAERA; encoded by the coding sequence ATGCGTGTGGTGTTGGGGATTGAAACTTCCTGCGATGAAACGGCGGCGGCGGTCGTAGTGGATGGGCGGCAGGTGTTGTCGAATGTGATTGCTTCGCAAGTCGCGGCGCATCAAGCATACGGTGGCGTCGTGCCGGAAATCGCCTCGCGGCAACACCTGGAAGCCATTGCCGATGTCGCTGCGCGCGCCGTCGCCGTTCTCCCCAACGGCTTCCGCGACATCGAGGGTGTCGCTGTCACCTATGGCCCCGGCCTGGTTGGAGCATTGCTGGTCGGGCTGTCGTACGCCAAGGCGCTGGCGCTGACGTTGAATGCACCTTTCATCGGGGTGCATCACATTGAAGGTCACGTGTTTTCAACGGTGTTCGAGTATGGCGACTGGGAGTATCCGGCGCTGGCGCTAATTGTTTCAGGCGGGCACACCGACCTTTTTCACATCCCTGCCCCCCTGACTTACGAACGGCTTGGGCACACCCGCGACGACGCCGCCGGCGAGGCCTACGACAAAACCGCTCGCCGCCTTGGTTTGGGCTATCCCGGCGGACCCATCCTTGACCAACTGGCGCAGACTGGACGGCCTGAACGTGCGCCCTTAGTGTACCGCCCGCCGTTCATCCCAGAAGCGCCGTATGATTTTTCGTTCAGTGGTCTGAAGACCGCCGTCCTACGCTACATCCGCGAGCGACAGGTTACGCCGCTGCCGGAAGGCCTCAGCCGGGACGAGGTGTTGTCTCAAGCGTCGGAGGCAATCCGCAACTTGGCGGCGAGTTTTCAGCAGGCCGTAGTTGATACGCTTATCAGCGTCTTGGAGCGGGCTATCGAAGCCTACCGCCCGCGTCTGGTCGTCACCGGCGGCGGCGTGGTGTGCAACTCGGCGCTCCGACGCGCTTTGCAGGAACTCTCGCAGAGGCAAGGTGTTGAGATTCGCGTCCCGCATCCGAAATACACCACCGACAACGCTGCGATGATCGCCGCCGTCGGTTATGCGCGCCTGATGCGGGGTGAGCGCCACGACTGGTCGCTGGAGCCGATGCCGTCCATGCGACTTGGTTGCTCTCCTGCCGGGCGTTTGCCTGCTGAACGGGCTTGA
- a CDS encoding BrxA/BrxB family bacilliredoxin, translating to MMLYGYDMERALQAMRAELTDHGVKELRTPEEVDAVLGKKAGTVLVVVNSVCGCAAGAARPGVVEALKTSPVLPDHVTTVFAGQDKEATARAREYFKGFAPSSPSVWLLKDGEVVFKLERYQIEHRTAADIAADIRAALQKHCAQAGAATA from the coding sequence ATGATGTTGTACGGATACGACATGGAACGCGCGCTCCAGGCGATGCGGGCGGAGTTGACTGACCACGGCGTCAAAGAACTGCGGACGCCGGAAGAAGTGGACGCTGTGTTGGGCAAGAAAGCGGGAACAGTGTTGGTCGTCGTCAACTCGGTGTGCGGCTGTGCGGCCGGCGCGGCGCGGCCGGGCGTCGTTGAGGCGCTGAAGACGAGCCCGGTGCTGCCGGATCACGTCACGACCGTTTTCGCTGGGCAGGACAAAGAAGCTACGGCGCGCGCCCGTGAATACTTCAAAGGCTTCGCCCCATCGTCGCCTTCTGTTTGGCTGCTCAAGGACGGCGAGGTGGTCTTCAAGCTGGAACGCTATCAGATTGAGCATCGCACGGCAGCGGATATTGCTGCTGACATCCGCGCCGCGCTGCAAAAACACTGTGCGCAGGCCGGCGCGGCGACAGCCTAA